The Herbaspirillum sp. RTI4 genome has a segment encoding these proteins:
- a CDS encoding ATP-binding protein codes for MFNQSTRRLPPGYGLGWFRNGLFWRTFFLLGFLITASMVAWVLSYRMVERGPRTEQLAGQIVSIVTITRAALTHSAPEMRRELLFDLSSNEGIRIYPLEKTDVIKQLTSSTTLPELEANVTDMLGDDTQFAASVNGVEGFWISFDIDRDAYWLMLDRGRLDRVTGLQWFGWAAVALMLSLFGAAFFSALINRPLAQLTAAARAIAKGQQPLPLPETGPTEIEEANRSFNHMVADLNRVESDRVVILAGISHDLRTPLARMLLEVEMAHLSPEARDGMHSDIAQMDAIISQFLDYAKPLDANNFGLVNLSDVIDDASISTSRQSDLRVKTQVSPGLEVMGNPTDLGRVIHNVLENARRYGKSGDSGIAEIDLVCRAEGGNAIIEISDHGSGVPEQEIEQLQRPFTRLDSARGQANGAGLGLAIVSRIILRHSGKLSLSNRSGGGLSVQIQLPLAPAGRKQAEAKRKS; via the coding sequence ATGTTTAATCAAAGCACGCGCCGGCTGCCGCCAGGATACGGTTTAGGATGGTTCAGGAATGGATTGTTCTGGCGTACTTTTTTCCTGCTCGGATTTCTGATCACCGCCAGCATGGTGGCATGGGTTCTGAGTTATCGCATGGTCGAACGTGGCCCGAGAACAGAACAGCTAGCCGGACAAATTGTGTCAATCGTGACCATTACCCGCGCCGCGCTGACCCATTCGGCACCGGAAATGCGCCGGGAATTACTATTCGATCTGTCCAGCAATGAAGGCATCCGCATCTATCCGCTGGAAAAGACCGATGTCATCAAGCAACTGACGTCTTCGACCACCCTTCCCGAGCTGGAAGCCAATGTCACAGACATGCTGGGCGACGATACGCAATTCGCTGCAAGCGTCAATGGCGTAGAGGGCTTCTGGATCAGTTTCGATATCGACCGCGACGCCTATTGGCTCATGCTTGATCGCGGTCGGCTAGATCGTGTTACGGGCCTTCAGTGGTTTGGCTGGGCAGCCGTCGCGCTCATGCTCTCGCTGTTCGGAGCTGCATTTTTCTCGGCGCTGATCAATCGTCCGCTGGCACAACTCACCGCTGCGGCGCGTGCCATTGCCAAAGGACAGCAACCCCTGCCCTTGCCAGAAACGGGGCCGACTGAAATCGAAGAAGCCAATCGCAGCTTCAATCACATGGTGGCCGATCTCAACCGGGTTGAGTCGGATCGCGTTGTGATCCTCGCTGGTATTTCGCACGACCTGCGCACGCCACTGGCACGCATGCTGTTGGAAGTGGAAATGGCGCATTTATCGCCCGAAGCGCGCGACGGCATGCATAGCGATATTGCACAAATGGATGCAATCATCAGTCAGTTTCTCGATTACGCCAAACCGCTGGATGCCAATAATTTCGGGCTAGTCAATCTGTCCGACGTGATTGACGATGCCAGCATATCCACCAGTCGCCAATCGGATTTACGCGTTAAGACTCAGGTGAGTCCTGGTCTGGAAGTGATGGGAAATCCAACCGACCTTGGCAGAGTCATTCATAACGTACTGGAAAATGCACGCCGTTATGGAAAATCGGGCGACAGTGGTATCGCAGAAATCGACTTGGTGTGCCGCGCCGAAGGCGGCAATGCGATCATAGAAATCAGCGATCATGGCAGCGGCGTGCCGGAACAGGAAATAGAACAGTTGCAGCGCCCCTTTACCCGACTCGATTCGGCGCGGGGCCAGGCAAACGGTGCAGGACTAGGGCTTGCCATCGTGTCGCGCATTATTTTGCGACACAGCGGCAAGCTCTCTTTAAGCAACCGCAGCGGAGGCGGATTGTCGGTACAAATACAGTTGCCACTGGCACCGGCGGGACGCAAGCAGGCGGAAGCTAAACGTAAAAGCTAA